A stretch of the Malus sylvestris chromosome 10, drMalSylv7.2, whole genome shotgun sequence genome encodes the following:
- the LOC126584376 gene encoding uncharacterized protein LOC126584376 yields MSGPSDRRFDLNLVEEAAPPSPDNIWRPSFVSPTGPLTVGDSVMKNDMTAAVVARNLLTPKDNRLLSKRSDELAVKDSLALSVQCAGSVSNMAQRLFARTRQVESLAAEVMSLKQEIRGLKHENKQLHRLAHDYATNMKRKLDQMKETDGQVLLDHQRFVGLFQRHLLPSSSGAVPRNEAPNDQPLMPPPSRVLLKSLLKLVKKLEFKLTFLL; encoded by the exons atgtctggcccctccgaccgtcgttttgacttgaaccttgttgaagaggcagccccgccttctccagacaacatatggcgcccatccttcgtctcccctactggtcctcttaccgttggggattccgtgatgaagaatgatatgaccgctgcggtggtggccaggaaccttctcactcccaaagataacagactactttccaaacggtctgatgagttagctgttaaggactcgctggctctcagtgttcagtgtgcaggttctgtgtctaatatggcccaacgcctatttgctcgaacccgccaagttgaatcattggcggctgaagtgatgagtctcaaacaggagattagagggctcaagcatgagaataaacagttgcaccggctcgcacatgactatgctacaaacatgaagaggaagcttgaccagatgaaggaaactgatggtcaggttttacttgatcatcaaagatttgtgggtttgttccaaaggcatttattgccttcgtcttctggggctgtaccgcgtaatgaagctccaaatgatcaacctctgatgcctcctccttctagggttct ACTAAAATCTCTACTCAAGCTTGTAAAGAAGCTTGAGTTTAAATTGACTTTCCTACTttga
- the LOC126587094 gene encoding auxin-induced in root cultures protein 12-like: MASSLPLSLLQTACISLLCALLISPAAQAATCTSQTFKNKKLYSNCTDLPVLSSYLHWTYDPSNSSLSVVFIAAAPKPDGWVAWAINPTSEKMAGAQTLMAHKTTDGTPTVKTYNISTYTSIVPGKLSFDVWDVSAEFSNGTYKIFATVKVPKNAESVNQVWQVGPGVDKTTGFPQKHEFVGSNLVSFGTLHLVANATTGTTNSTTGTTNSTMGGASTTNTTGGSGSGGALRIGSGGNMGLFSISLLVLGALIVF; this comes from the coding sequence ATggcttcctctctccctctctctctcctccaaacTGCATGCATTTCCCTCCTATGCGCTCTGCTAATCTCACCCGCCGCACAAGCAGCCACCTGCACCTCACAGACattcaaaaacaagaagctCTACTCCAACTGCACAGATCTGCCCGTTCTCAGTTCCTACCTCCACTGGACGTACGACCCCTCCAACTCCTCCCTCTCCGTTgtcttcatcgccgccgcccCCAAGCCCGATGGCTGGGTCGCCTGGGCTATCAACCCCACGTCCGAAAAAATGGCCGGGGCCCAGACCCTAATGGCCCACAAAACAACCGACGGTACCCCAACTGTCAAAACCTACAACATCAGCACCTACACCTCCATCGTCCCCGGAAAGCTCTCGTTCGACGTCTGGGACGTCAGCGCCGAGTTCTCCAACGGTACGtacaagatattcgccaccgtCAAGGTCCCGAAAAACGCGGAGTCCGTCAACCAGGTCTGGCAGGTGGGTCCCGGCGTCGACAAAACCACTGGTTTCCCCCAAAAGCATGAGTTCGTCGGCTCTAATCTCGTGTCCTTTGGCACTTTGCACTTGGTTGCTAATGCCACTACTGGCACCACTAACTCCACTACCGGCACTACCAACTCCACAATGGGCGGTGCCTCCACCACTAACACCACTGGTGGCAGTGGTAGTGGTGGGGCTTTGAGGATTGGGAGTGGAGGAAACATGGGTTTGTTTTCCATTTCGCTTTTGGTTCTTGGAGCcctcattgttttctaa